A section of the Rhipicephalus sanguineus isolate Rsan-2018 chromosome 11, BIME_Rsan_1.4, whole genome shotgun sequence genome encodes:
- the LOC119373364 gene encoding sulfotransferase 1B1, whose translation MAADVFRTIQGLYLGKHFPDDAVLSTLEYKPRPGDLFLVSYPKSGSTWTLRIMYNILMDAVDSDDPLEPIIRFPCLEMQGAEAAIYAPRPAAFKTHLPFHKNPYSPEAKYVYIARNPYDTCVSFYYHTKHFPAYKFQNGTFDEFFELFIKGRVDYGDYFDNVFSWYEHRDDPNVLFLTYEELKANTRQSVLKIAAFISPEKEKRLKENTEILNRILDKTSLANMKKTINVGTQGQSWSESPMLKTIHPELLKGLRALFDFFKVPMTGDFVRKGQVGDWRNHFSQEQIQQMKEWIAEATKGSDLMKLWEDVDIP comes from the coding sequence ATGGCGGCGGATGTATTTCGGACAATTCAGGGTCTTTACCTCGGCAAGCACTTTCCAGACGACGCAGTCCTGTCGACACTGGAGTACAAACCACGACCTGGAGACCTCTTTCTCGTCAGCTACCCAAAATCCGGTTCAACGTGGACTTTACGAATAATGTACAACATCCTCATGGACGCTGTCGACTCGGACGATCCTCTGGAGCCAATCATTCGATTTCCCTGCTTGGAGATGCAGGGAGCGGAGGCCGCCATCTACGCGCCAAGACCGGCTGCCTTCAAGACCCACCTACCATTCCACAAGAACCCTTACTCTCCCGAGGCCAAGTACGTGTACATAGCTAGGAATCCATACGACACATGCGTGTCCTTCTACTACCATACCAAGCACTTTCCAGCGTACAAATTTCAAAACGGCACTTTCGATGAGTTCTTCGAGCTGTTCATCAAAGGCCGAGTTGACTACGGGGACTACTTTGACAACGTTTTCTCCTGGTACGAACACCGCGATGATCCCAACGTGCTGTTCCTAACATATGAAGAACTCAAGGCTAATACACGTCAGTCGGTCCTGAAGATTGCAGCTTTCATAAGCCCTGAGAAGGAGAAACGACTGAAGGAAAATACCGAGATCCTGAACCGAATCCTGGACAAAACAAGCTTGGCGAACATGAAGAAAACAATTAACGTTGGCACACAAGGACAAAGCTGGAGCGAATCGCCGATGCTAAAAACCATTCACCCGGAACTTCTAAAGGGACTTCGAGCTTTATTTGACTTTTTTAAAGTGCCTATGACAGGTGACTTTGTTCGTAAAGGACAGGTAGGAGACTGGAGAAATCACTTTTCTCAAGAGCAGATCCAACAAATGAAAGAATGGATAGCTGAGGCCACGAAAGGGTCAGACCTTATGAAACTTTGGGAGGACGTGGATATTCCTTAA